A genomic stretch from Setaria viridis chromosome 1, Setaria_viridis_v4.0, whole genome shotgun sequence includes:
- the LOC117836709 gene encoding protein CYTOKININ-RESPONSIVE GATA TRANSCRIPTION FACTOR 1, producing MSTIYMSQLSTLPLMEGEQDQGLFPAFHISKDPPILFPFMINNPVDQLQGQSSYGDQHLRQQVLAESTQQFTDRMMMSGSDIFPRPPLFRPTIQSIDGDMIQRSAYDPYDIESKRADGWAVAPPAAKMKIMRKATSEYPEGGTARKPRRRAQAHQDESQQQLQQQQAMGVVRVCSDCNTTKTPLWRSGPCGPKSLCNACGIRQRKARRAMAAAAAAAAAAASNGGTPQAASVAVQAKAPKKEKRADVDRSLPFKKRCKMVAVDHAVTAAKATPAVAASTKDQDHVSSDKVAAAATSLQSKAASPPPAAALHVFPAADEVTDAAMLLMTLSCGLVRS from the exons ATGTCTACCATCTACATGAGCCAACTGTCTACTCTCCCTCTAATGGAGGGAGAGCAGGATCAAGGACTCTTTCCGGCCTTCCACATCTCAAAGGACCCTCCTATCTTGTTCCCCTTCATGATCAACAACCCCGTGGATCAGCTCCAAGGGCAAAGCAGCTATGGAGATCAGCACTTGAGGCAGCAAGTTTTGGCTGAATCTACTCAACAG TTCACAGATCGCATGATGATGAGCGGATCAGACATCTTCCCTAGGCCACCGCTGTTCCGGCCGACTATTCAAAGCATCGATGGTGACATGATCCAGCGGTCCGCATATGATCCATACGATATCGAGAGCAAGCGTGCTGACGGCTGGGCAGTGGCACCACCAGCAGCGAAGATGAAGATCATGAGGAAGGCGACGAGCGAGTATCCCGAGGGTGGAACGGCAAGAAAGCCAAGGAGAAGAGCACAAGCGCACCAAGATGAGAGCCAGCAGcaactgcagcagcagcaggctatGGGTGTCGTTAGAGTGTGCTCCGACTGCAACACCACCAAGACCCCCTTGTGGAGGAGTGGTCCTTGTGGCCCCAAG TCTCTTTGCAACGCATGCGGCATAAGGCAAAGGAAGGCTCGGCGGGCGATggcggctgccgccgcggcggcggcggctgctgccagCAACGGAGGCACTCCACAAGCTGCAAGCGTCGCCGTACAGGCAAAGGCACCCAAGAAGGAGAAAAGGGCAGACGTCGACCGGTCGCTGCCGTTCAAGAAACGGTGCAAGATGGTAGCCGTCGATCACGCTGTCACGGCAGCCAAGGCGACGCCAGCAGTCGCTGCTTCGACCAAGGATCAGGATCACGTCTCCAGTGACAAGGTCGCTGCTGCGGCGACGAGTCTGCAGAGCAAGGCCGCCagtcctcctccggcggcggcgttgcacgttttccccgccgccgacgaggttACGGACGCCGCCATGCTGCTCATGACCCTGTCCTGTGGGCTCGTCCGCAGCTAG